The Desulfobaculum bizertense DSM 18034 genomic interval AGACAGCCCCTGGCTGGCACCGCTTGCCGGATATTCCGACCTGCCATTTCGCCTGCTCTGCCGAGAGTACGGCTGTAAGGTCGCGTGCACAGAAATGGTCAGCGCCAAAGGCCTTGTGTACGGTGGTCCCGGCACAGGAAACCTTTTGGACACCGTTCCCGAAGACAGCCCGCTTGTGGTCCAGCTTTTTGGCAGTGAGCCAGAATTCTTTGAAAAAGCTATGGACATTCTTCTTGAGCGTGGTTTCAAATATTTCGATCTTAACGCAGGTTGCCCGGTCAAAAAAGTGACAAAGACAGGCGCAGGTTCAGGGCTTCATAAAAACCTTGACCGTCTGGAGTCCATAATCCGTGTCATGCACGACAAGGCACCGGGAAACAGCGGCGTCAAGTTTCGCCTTGGCTGGGATGGCGAGGAAGAGAATTACCTCGAAGTTGGCAAACGCGTTGAGCAGGCAGGCGCAGCCTGGGTGAGCTTTCACCCCCGCTACGCACGGCAGGGCTATGCAGGCACAGCAAACTGGGATGCCTTGGCCCAGCTCAAGCAGGCCGTCACCGTCCCCGTCATTGCAAGCGGCGACCTGTTCACGGCCGCAGATGCCCAGCGCTGCATCGCGGAAACAGGCGTTGATGGCGTCATGTTTGCGCGGGGTGCGCTGTATGCGCCATATGTTTTTGATGAATACAATACGCTTTTGCGCGGCGAAACACCTGCGCCACAGACAGGAGAAATGCTTGCGGCAATGATTAGCCGCCACGCCAAGCTCATTCAGGAGCATTTCCCCGGGAAAAAAGCACTGGTTAAAATGCGAACCATTGTTCCGCGCTACGTTCGCAACATGCCCGGAGCACGTATTTTACGCTCGCAGGTCGTAGCCTGTGATTCATGGGAAGCACTGTCTGACTGCGTCCACGAATTTTTATGTCATCAGCCAGAACCTGAAGACGAGGCATAAGGCCTCATTCTACCCGGATATTCTCAAGGGAGAGGACATGGAAGTCATTTTAGCTGAAACAGCTGGTTTTTGTATGGGTGTTGGCCTTGCGCTGAAAAAACTCGACAAAACTGTGGGGGAAAAAGAAAACGGGGACAAGATTAACACTCTGGGTCCCATCATCCACAACCCGCAGGTTTTGGAGCACTACCGCCAGCAGGGTGTTGACGTCATCGACTCCCCAGACGACGCAAACTCTGGCGATACCGTCGTCATCCGTGCGCACGGCATCCCACGAACCGTTGAGGAGTGCCTGCGCAACAAAGACGTCAAAATCCATGACGCCACCTGTCCCAAAGTCAAAAAGGCACAGCTGCTTATCGCCAAGCAGGCTGCGGCAGGACGCACGCTGCTGCTCTTTGGAGAAGCAGATCATCCAGAAGTACGCGGGCTTTTGTCCTATGCCAATGACGACGCCATTGTCTTTGAATCCCTTGAAGAGCTAAAAAATATTCTCAAACCCGGAACAGCATACTTTTTGGCTGCGCAGACCACGCAGGACCGCAAGCTCTTTGAGCGCATCAAAAAATACCTGCTCGAAACACTCCCCGAAGCCATGCCCATTCTGGAAACAATCTGTGATGCCACGCAGATACGACAGCAAGAGGCTATAGAAATTGCCCGTAAGGTCGACAAGATGGTTGTAGCCGGAGGCCGAAATAGCGGCAATACCCGGCGTCTTGTTCAGGTCGTAGAAGAACAGGGCACGGAGTGCTTTCACGTTGAAACCGCCGACGAGCTTCGGGCAGAAGACTTTTCCAGCGCCAAAACCGTTGGCTTAAGCGCCGGTGCGTCAACACCAGACACAATCATCCGCTCCATCTACGAAACGCTGCAATCTTTCTAAATTTCAAACGCTTTCTCATAAAAGCGGTGGAGGGTCTCAGATGTCCCAGACCAATATTCTGCTGGAAGCAGGAACAAACGAGCTGGAAATCGTCGAATTTTATCTCGATGAAGACAATGGGGATGGCACAAGCTACAAAGGCTATTACGGCGTCAATGTCGCCAAGGTTCTGGAAATTATCCGAATGCCACAGGTGACGGGAATGCCCGAAGTCTCTCACCCGTCTATTCTCGGTGCATTTAATCAGCGCTCGCGGGTCATCCCGCTGGTCGACCTTGCAACATGGCTCAACAAGTACCCTGTTGAAAAGGAAGCGCCCAAGGTTATCGTCACGGAATTCAATCAGGTCAGCACGGCCTTCAAGGTTTCTGGCGTAACCCGCATCCACCGCATTAGCTGGGAAGACGTTGAATCTCCCTCAAAATATGTCATGTCCATGTCTGGCAATTCCATCACAGGTGTTGTCAAAATGGATGACCATATCATTTTCATTCTTGATCTCGAAAAGATCGTCGCAGACCTGAACCCTGCTCTTGGCTTGCGACTGGATGAAACCATTGCCTGGGGCGACCCAGAAAATTACAAGGCCCTTGTTGCTGATGACTCGGTGCTCGTCCGCGAAATGCTCAAAGACCTGCTCCAGAAAGCAGGCTTTGTTGTTGAGGTTGTCGACAACGGCCGAGAAGCATGGGACCGCATGGAAGAAATTCGCGACACAGCCGAGCGCGAAGGCAAGCCAATCTGGGACTACCTGAATGTTTTGGTCTCTGATATTGAAATGCCAAGCATGGATGGTCACAACCTGACAGTTCGTGTCAAAAACGACCGGACCCTGCGCAAGCTTCCGGTAGTACTCTTCTCGTCACTCATCACGGACAAGCTCCGCCACAAGGGACTTTCTGTTGGAGCTGACGACCAGATTTCGAAGCCCGAAGTGTCCCAGCTGGCCCTGAGAGCCAAAAAACTTATTGAACAAAAAATGGAAGAGGATAAGGCCCTCGCCTAATCCCTGAGATATTAGAAAAATCCGGTGCCTTAGGCCGGTGAATGCTACGAATGAAAATCGCTCTGCTGCAAATCAATTCCACAGTTGGTGATCTTGCTGGCAATGCCCAGGAAATCGCCACCGCAGTCAAAACTGCCGCTCGCTCAGGGGCAGAACTTTGCGTCTGTCCCGAACTCGCCATCATGGGCTACCCTCCCCGCGATCTCCTTCTTCAGGGGAATTTTGCTGAACAGGCCGAGCAGCAGCTCACGGCCCTTGCAAAAGAGCTGGCGGAACTGCCGCCAACGCTGGTCGGAACTGCCCGTCGCAATGAAGGCTGTGGAAAGCCTTTTCACAACTGCGCGGCCCTGCTCAAAGACGGGCAGGTCGTGGAGTACTTCTGCAAAACGCTATTGCCGTCTTATGATGTCTTTGACGAAGACCGCTACTTTGAAGCCTCCGAAGGTCCAGGATTTTTTGACCTGAACGGCACAAAGATTGCGGTCACGGTTTGCGAAGACGTTTGGAATGATTCCGCATTCTGGGATACCCAGCACTACGCCAATGACCCCATCAAGAGTATCCAGAAGGAACATGCCGACATCATTATCAACCTTTCGGCGTCTCCCTTTGTTCTGGGTAAGCAGAAAGTCCGTCAAACCCTGCTCGCGCAGGTTGCCAAGGCTCTGGAAGCACCTCTTGTCTATGCCAATCAGATCGGTGGCAATGACGACCTGATCTTTGCAGGTCGAAGCATGGCATTTTCCGCAGACGGCACACTTCATTCCCGCGCAGCATCCTTTCAGGAAGATATTCTGCTCGTCGACACCGACACACAGAATGGTCGCATCGAAGATGACGACTTTTGTCCAGAGAGTGAAGCATGGCGGGGCCTTGTGCTTGGACTTGGTGACTACGTCAAAAAATGTGGCTTTCGCCGTGCCCTGCTTGGCCTTTCCGGTGGCATCGACTCGTCTCTTGTCGCCGCAGTTGCAGTTGAGGCGCTTGGTGCAGACAATGTTCTCGGCGTATTAATGCCCTCTCCGTGGTCCAGTGAAGGAAGCCTGAGCGATGCAAAGGCTCTTGAAGCCTCTCTTGGCATCAAGACGCTAACGGTTCCCATTGCGCCTATCATGGAGAGCTTTGACAGCAGCCTTTCCGAGGCCTTTGCTGGATACGCGGCAGACGTCACCGAAGAAAATATTCAGGCCCGCATTCGTGGCAACCTGCTTATGGCCATGTCCAACAAATTCAGTTCGCTGCTCCTGACCACAGGCAACAAATCTGAACTAGCCGTTGGCTACTGCACTATTTATGGCGACATGTCCGGTGGTCTTGCGGCCATTTCCGACGTCCCCAAAACACTGGTCTTTTCTCTGTGTCGCTGGCTGAATGAACACAAGGGCCGGGAGATTATCCCGGAAACCGTAATCACCAAGCCCCCGTCAGCCGAGCTGCGTCCCGACCAGAAGGACGAAGACAGTCTGCCGCCCTATGAAACGCTTGATGCTATTCTGGAACAGCTCGTCGTATTCCGACAGTCTCCTGAACAGATTGAAGCCAAGGGCTATGACCGAGACACCATCGACCATGTGCGCCGCCTCCTGCGCGGAGCCGAATTCAAACGTCGACAGGCTGCTCCGGGTCTCAAAATTACTGACCGCGCCTTTGGGACAGGCTGGCGCATGCCGCTTGCCGCAAAGTACATGTACTAAAACAAAGCCCCCGCTCATTCAGAACGGGGGCTTTTCTTTTGTCATATGGAAGAAGCTAGCAGATTCGAGGAAGCTGTTCGCCTTCAAGCATGTTCAGCAGACGCTTTCCACCAAGTGGAGTCTGGAGCACAACCTTGCCCGGATGGTCCGCAACAACGCGACCAACACGGCAGGCATCACGCCCCTTGTCATCTGCGCGCATAATCTCCAGCGCCTTCTCCGCCTTCTCTTCCGGCAGGATGCACAGGAATTTTCCTTCATTCGCCAAATACAGCGGATCAAGGCCCAGCACATCACAGCCAGACTGCACGCCCGGCCGGACAGGCACCAAATCCTCTTCCAGCACAATGCCAACTTCCGAGGATTCCGTAATTTCATTCAGCGTCGTTGCCAGACCGCCACGTGTGGGGTCACGCAGGACATGAACGTCTCCAACCTGCGTCACAAGCTTTCCAAGCAAATGATTCAGGGCCGCGCTGTCACTCTCAATAGAGGTTTCCAGCGGAAGCCCTTCGCGCTGGGCCAAAATGGTCAGGCCATGATCTCCCATCGTGCCGGACACCAGCACAACGTCACCGACTGTGGCCCTGTCACCTGCGGGATGGTCCTCTGTCAGCAAAGTTCCAACGCCTGTGGTATTAATAAAAATTTTGTCTGCCATTCCCTTGGGCACGACCTTGGTATCGCCTGTCACAATGCTTACACCAGCATTTCTGGCGGCTTCACCCATAGACTGCACAATGCGCTCCAGCACATCAAAATCCAGTCCTTCTTCAATAAGGAAGCCACAGGAAAGATACAGCGGCTTGGCACCAAGCATCGCCACGTCATTCACGGTGCCATGCACAGCCAGAGAACCAATGTCTCCACCCGGGAAGAAGATAGGATCCACGGTAAACGTATCCGTGCTCATAGCCAGTGGGCCTGTCACATCCAAAAACGCGGCATCATCCAGCCGGTTCAGAATCGGATTCGAAAAATGTGCCTTAAACAGGCTGGAAATCAGTCGCTGCGAGGCACGTCCACCACTGCCGTAGTCTAATAAAACTTTTTTATCGCTCATGGCCTAGAGTTCCGTATTATATTTGAAGTATGCGGCACAGGAGCCTTCCGTGGAGACCATGCACGGTCCCACAGGGCTGGCAGGTGTGCAGACCTTGCCAAACAGGGGACACTTGTTCGGAGCGAGTTTCCCCTTGAGTACCTCTCCACAGCGACAGCCGGGGATAGGCTTTTCTTCATGCAGCTCCAAGCCAAGCACCTTTTTGGCATCAAAGGCTTCATAGGCAGGGGCAATTTTCAGCCCACTCATGGGCAACAGCCCAATCCCTCGCCACAAAGCATCTGTTGGCTCAAAGACCTTTTCCATAAATTCTACTGCGCGTGGGTTGCCGTTTTCCTGCACTGCTCGTGTATAATGATTGACCACTGCGGCGCGCCCCTCATTATGCTGTCGCACCAGTTCCAGCAAAGACTGGAGAATATCCAGCGGATCAAAGCCCGTGACGACTGCAGGCAGTTGAAATTTTTGCGGCAGAAAATCATAGGGATGCGTCCCCACAACAACCGCGACGTGCCCTGGAATTATAAGCGCATTGACCTTGATTTCCGGGTCACTCATCAAGGCATTCAACGCTGGTGGCACCAGCTTGTGGAATGACAGAACAAAGAAATTTTTCAGGCCCTGCTGTTCGGCCATGTGAATCGTTGCCGCAACAACAGGCGCCGTGGTCTCAAAACCAATGCCCAAAAAGACCACTTTTGCATCAGGATTCTGCCGGGCGAGTTCCAGCGCATCAAAAGGCGAATACACCACCTTGATTCTGGAGCCCTCAGCCTGCGCCGTTTTCAGGTTGCGCCCCTCTGGTCCCGGCACCCGCATCAGATCACCAAACGTCGCAACAATCACATCCTCACGGGCTGCAAGATCCAGATACATTCCCACTTCACTTTCGTGAGTGACACAAACTGGACAGCCCGGTCCAGAAAGATGAATAATATTTTTGGGTAGCAGGGAATGCAGGCCACTACGGAAGATAGAAACAGTGTGTGAGCCACAAACTTCCATAAAACGCAGTTCGTCATGGAGTTCTTCATGGATTTTATCCAGAAGCGAACGGCATAGCCTTGGGTCACTAAAGCTCTTGAGCATATTCACTACGGCACCCTTTCCCTGATCTCTAAATTTCTACCAATGCTGATCGACGTGCGCAAAGTTCAGCACATAACATTTCAAACACTTGGTCCCGCCTTACTGGGATAAGTGGGACATACTACGCGAGGTGCACAAGCACAAGTCCCACTTTATTTTTAGGCCGCCTGCTGCTACTACTGTCCCCCACGTCCGGAGCTTCGGACATCACCTCATATGTTAAGGAATCTGTCGCTATGCAATCTTCACAGAGCACTCCCTCCCCGAGGAGCGCAGCTTCCAGTCAAGCTTCTCAGGATGGACTCCCGTCACTCGACAAAATGAATATTCAGGTCCCCTTTGACCCGTCAGAATTTTTTGTCCCCGATGACGCAACATGTTATGCTTACTGGAAAGAGCGTGACATGCCAGAACACATAGGCCGTCACAGCAGTCAGGTGGCAAATATCGCCACGGCGCTGGCCCGACGGGCGGCAGAAAAAAACATCATTGCCGGAGACGCGGCAGTGCAGGAAGTTCGCTCCTCTGCCCTGCTGCATGATCTTGCAAAAATGTACTGCATCAATTACGGCGGGCATCACAGCCAGCTTGGTGCAGCCTGGGTTATGGAACACACGGGCAACCCGATGCTCGCGCACGGCGTACTGCACCATGTGTGGTGGCCATATGAAATTGACTGCACCCGCTATTTCCTGCCTCTGGCAGTGCTCTATGCAGATAAACGGGTGCGCCATGACGAAATCGTTTCGATTCACGACAGATTCACGGATCTTTTTGACCGCTACGGAGCAAATGACTTTGCCCGCGGCCGCATCAAAATGTCTATGGAACAGTCACAAGCAATCGAAGAGAATTTTATACAACACCTTGGAGTAAACCTGCATGCGTGTACTTTTGATAACGGGCGGCTGGTCGACTGAGCGCGACGTTGCCCTCATGGGCGCAAAAGCCGTCCAGACTTCTCTGGAACAGCTCGGCCACGACGTGACCGTTCTTGATCTCAAATTTTCCATGAACACGCTGCTTTCCGAAGCCCGCGCTCATGACTTTGCCTTTATTCACCTGCACGGCTCTCCCGGAGAAGACGGCATGGTACAGGCCATGCTGGAAACAGTCGGTTGCCCATACCAGGGTGCAGGCCCTGCGGCGTCCTTCCTTGCCCTGAACAAAACCGTGTCCAAATGCGTTTTCCGAGAAAACGGCATTCTCACCGCAGACTGGGAACTTGTGACCGAGATGCCCAAAGCGGACTGGACACCAGACTTTTCATACCCGATCTTTGTGAAGCCCAACCTTGGCGGTTCCAGCCTTGGCATGAGCATGATACACAGTGCAGAAGAACTGCGTCCGGCCCTCCAGAAGGTCTTTGACCTTGGCGAAGAGGCCATTATTGAGCCGCTTATCAAAGGCGTTGAAGTCACCTGCCCCATTCTTGGCGATGAGGCCCTGCCCCTGATTCTTATCAAACCGGCAGACGACGCAGGCTTCTTTGACTACGAGAACAAATACCAGCCCGGCGTAGCGCAGGAAATTTGCCCAGCGCCTATTGATCCCGAGCTGGCCAAAATCATACAAACTGCAACCCTGAAAGCGCACAAG includes:
- a CDS encoding tRNA dihydrouridine synthase; its protein translation is MNRTTHPLIAADSPWLAPLAGYSDLPFRLLCREYGCKVACTEMVSAKGLVYGGPGTGNLLDTVPEDSPLVVQLFGSEPEFFEKAMDILLERGFKYFDLNAGCPVKKVTKTGAGSGLHKNLDRLESIIRVMHDKAPGNSGVKFRLGWDGEEENYLEVGKRVEQAGAAWVSFHPRYARQGYAGTANWDALAQLKQAVTVPVIASGDLFTAADAQRCIAETGVDGVMFARGALYAPYVFDEYNTLLRGETPAPQTGEMLAAMISRHAKLIQEHFPGKKALVKMRTIVPRYVRNMPGARILRSQVVACDSWEALSDCVHEFLCHQPEPEDEA
- the ispH gene encoding 4-hydroxy-3-methylbut-2-enyl diphosphate reductase; protein product: MEVILAETAGFCMGVGLALKKLDKTVGEKENGDKINTLGPIIHNPQVLEHYRQQGVDVIDSPDDANSGDTVVIRAHGIPRTVEECLRNKDVKIHDATCPKVKKAQLLIAKQAAAGRTLLLFGEADHPEVRGLLSYANDDAIVFESLEELKNILKPGTAYFLAAQTTQDRKLFERIKKYLLETLPEAMPILETICDATQIRQQEAIEIARKVDKMVVAGGRNSGNTRRLVQVVEEQGTECFHVETADELRAEDFSSAKTVGLSAGASTPDTIIRSIYETLQSF
- a CDS encoding chemotaxis protein, with the translated sequence MSQTNILLEAGTNELEIVEFYLDEDNGDGTSYKGYYGVNVAKVLEIIRMPQVTGMPEVSHPSILGAFNQRSRVIPLVDLATWLNKYPVEKEAPKVIVTEFNQVSTAFKVSGVTRIHRISWEDVESPSKYVMSMSGNSITGVVKMDDHIIFILDLEKIVADLNPALGLRLDETIAWGDPENYKALVADDSVLVREMLKDLLQKAGFVVEVVDNGREAWDRMEEIRDTAEREGKPIWDYLNVLVSDIEMPSMDGHNLTVRVKNDRTLRKLPVVLFSSLITDKLRHKGLSVGADDQISKPEVSQLALRAKKLIEQKMEEDKALA
- a CDS encoding NAD+ synthase; the encoded protein is MKIALLQINSTVGDLAGNAQEIATAVKTAARSGAELCVCPELAIMGYPPRDLLLQGNFAEQAEQQLTALAKELAELPPTLVGTARRNEGCGKPFHNCAALLKDGQVVEYFCKTLLPSYDVFDEDRYFEASEGPGFFDLNGTKIAVTVCEDVWNDSAFWDTQHYANDPIKSIQKEHADIIINLSASPFVLGKQKVRQTLLAQVAKALEAPLVYANQIGGNDDLIFAGRSMAFSADGTLHSRAASFQEDILLVDTDTQNGRIEDDDFCPESEAWRGLVLGLGDYVKKCGFRRALLGLSGGIDSSLVAAVAVEALGADNVLGVLMPSPWSSEGSLSDAKALEASLGIKTLTVPIAPIMESFDSSLSEAFAGYAADVTEENIQARIRGNLLMAMSNKFSSLLLTTGNKSELAVGYCTIYGDMSGGLAAISDVPKTLVFSLCRWLNEHKGREIIPETVITKPPSAELRPDQKDEDSLPPYETLDAILEQLVVFRQSPEQIEAKGYDRDTIDHVRRLLRGAEFKRRQAAPGLKITDRAFGTGWRMPLAAKYMY
- the hypE gene encoding hydrogenase expression/formation protein HypE; this encodes MSDKKVLLDYGSGGRASQRLISSLFKAHFSNPILNRLDDAAFLDVTGPLAMSTDTFTVDPIFFPGGDIGSLAVHGTVNDVAMLGAKPLYLSCGFLIEEGLDFDVLERIVQSMGEAARNAGVSIVTGDTKVVPKGMADKIFINTTGVGTLLTEDHPAGDRATVGDVVLVSGTMGDHGLTILAQREGLPLETSIESDSAALNHLLGKLVTQVGDVHVLRDPTRGGLATTLNEITESSEVGIVLEEDLVPVRPGVQSGCDVLGLDPLYLANEGKFLCILPEEKAEKALEIMRADDKGRDACRVGRVVADHPGKVVLQTPLGGKRLLNMLEGEQLPRIC
- the hypD gene encoding hydrogenase formation protein HypD encodes the protein MNMLKSFSDPRLCRSLLDKIHEELHDELRFMEVCGSHTVSIFRSGLHSLLPKNIIHLSGPGCPVCVTHESEVGMYLDLAAREDVIVATFGDLMRVPGPEGRNLKTAQAEGSRIKVVYSPFDALELARQNPDAKVVFLGIGFETTAPVVAATIHMAEQQGLKNFFVLSFHKLVPPALNALMSDPEIKVNALIIPGHVAVVVGTHPYDFLPQKFQLPAVVTGFDPLDILQSLLELVRQHNEGRAAVVNHYTRAVQENGNPRAVEFMEKVFEPTDALWRGIGLLPMSGLKIAPAYEAFDAKKVLGLELHEEKPIPGCRCGEVLKGKLAPNKCPLFGKVCTPASPVGPCMVSTEGSCAAYFKYNTEL
- a CDS encoding HD domain-containing protein, which produces MQSSQSTPSPRSAASSQASQDGLPSLDKMNIQVPFDPSEFFVPDDATCYAYWKERDMPEHIGRHSSQVANIATALARRAAEKNIIAGDAAVQEVRSSALLHDLAKMYCINYGGHHSQLGAAWVMEHTGNPMLAHGVLHHVWWPYEIDCTRYFLPLAVLYADKRVRHDEIVSIHDRFTDLFDRYGANDFARGRIKMSMEQSQAIEENFIQHLGVNLHACTFDNGRLVD
- a CDS encoding D-alanine--D-alanine ligase family protein — translated: MRVLLITGGWSTERDVALMGAKAVQTSLEQLGHDVTVLDLKFSMNTLLSEARAHDFAFIHLHGSPGEDGMVQAMLETVGCPYQGAGPAASFLALNKTVSKCVFRENGILTADWELVTEMPKADWTPDFSYPIFVKPNLGGSSLGMSMIHSAEELRPALQKVFDLGEEAIIEPLIKGVEVTCPILGDEALPLILIKPADDAGFFDYENKYQPGVAQEICPAPIDPELAKIIQTATLKAHKALGLTGYSRGDFILTPDGKAYLLEVNTLPGMTPNSLVPQSAAEAGMSFDDLIARLIELGMEHAAQK